Proteins from a single region of Nasonia vitripennis strain AsymCx chromosome 5 unlocalized genomic scaffold, Nvit_psr_1.1 chr5_random0006, whole genome shotgun sequence:
- the LOC107981564 gene encoding uncharacterized protein LOC107981564: MHSVHEMVKGITNRQTPKVAVRPEYLPFKTSADIVAFDFAGDEAYDKLVNYLISLGGANYIDSAARYLKECKVDEDIFRHVTWSSSKRDGVLALKESKFAKACRVAMPADKKTLLAPQDDDFTIAMIRALKSAKEGFRRKMKRPAQNPAPWDQPEVQRQRLEEQHQREETNDRDDGEGNGANAEDNGAMPRTTMASRTTMAAATKVTTGTATTAAQMTTAAAPRTTTMDETPTAMPPIYLGKLSFILNFL, encoded by the exons ATGCA ttCCGTGCACGAAATGGTAAAAGGAATTACCAACAGGCAGACGCCAAAGGTGGCAGTTCGTCCTGAATATCTGCCTTTTAAAACTTCGGCCGATATCGTCGCATTTGATTTTGCTGGTGATGAGGCGTACGACAAACTT gTAAATTATCTGATCAGCCTAGGTGGTGCTAATTACATCGACTCAGCGGCTAGATATCTGAAGGAGTGCAAGGTAGACGAGGACATTTTTCGACATGTCACTTGGAGTTCCTCCAAAAGAGATGGTGTTCTGGCCTTGAAGGAAAGCAAGTTTGCCAAGGCTTGCAGGG tggCAATGCCGGCCGATAAGAAGACCTTACTCGCGCCACAGGACGACGATTTTACCATTGCCATGATAAGAGCATTAAAAAGCGCCAAGGAAGGCTTTCGTCGCAAGATGAAGAGGCCTGCACAAAACCCTGCTCCTTGGGATCAGCCAGAAGTTCAGCGTCAACGTCTCGAAGAACAACATCAACGAGAAGAGACCAACGACCGTGATGATGGTGAGGGCAACGGCGCTAATGCTGAAGACAACGGCGCTATGCCGAGGACAACAATGGCCAGCAGGACAACGATGGCAGCGGCGACGAAAGTGACAACAGGAACAGCGACGACAGCAGCACAGATGACAACAGCTGCGGCACCGAGGACGACAACTATGGACGAGACTCCGACAGCGATGCCACCGATATATTTGGGGAAACTTAGTtttatacttaattttttataa